The Candidatus Margulisiibacteriota bacterium DNA window ACCGGACAGGACGGCTCGTATCTGGCCGAACAGTTGCTGGCCAGAGGCTACGCGGTGCACGGCATGATCCGCCGTTCCAGTTCGTTTAACACCAAACGCATCGATCATCTCTATAAAGATCAGCACAACAAAAATGTCCGTTTGTTTCTGCATTACGGCGACCTGACCGACAGCAGCAATATTAACCGTCTGCTGGAAAAGATCGCGCCGGACGAAATTTACAATCTCGGCGCGCAGTCGCATGTGCAGGTGTCTTTTGAGGTGCCGGAGTATACGGCGCACGTGGACGGCATCGGCGCTTTGAGATTTTTGGACGCTATTAAAGAAACCGGCCTTAAGGACAAAACGCGCTTTTATCAAGCCTCCACCAGCGAACTGTACGGTCTGGTGCAGGAAACACCGCAGTCGGAGAAAACGCCTTTTTATCCGCGCAGTCCGTACGCCGCGGCCAAACTCTACGCTTACTGGATCGTGGTCAATTACCGCGAGGCTTACGGCCTGCACGCTTCTAACGGCATACTTTTCAATCACGAGTCTCCGCGCCGCGGCGAAACGTTCGTCACGCGCAAGATCACCATGGCCGCCGCCCGCATCAAAGCCGGTCTGCAGGACTGCCTGTATATCGGCAATCTTGAGGCCAAACGCGACTGGGGCTACGCGCCGGAATACACCGAGATGATGCAGCTCATGCTCCAGCAGCCGCAGCCGGACGATTACGTCGTGGCCACGGGCGAGATGCACACTGTCCGCGAATTTACCGAAAAAGCTTTTGCTGAACTGGACTTGAAAATCATTTGGTCGGGGCAAGGCGTGGACGAAATCGGGCGCGAGGAAAAAACCGGCCAGCCGCTCGTCAAGATCGACCCGCGTTATTTTCGTCCGACAGAAGTCGAGCAATTGCTGGGCAATCCCGCCAAGGCTAAAAAACAATTGGGCTGGGAACCGAAAGTAAAATTTGCCGAGCTGGTCAAAATAATGACCCAGGCTGACTGGGTGGATATTCATGGAAAAACAAAATAAGATTTTCGTCGCCGGACACAAAGGTCTGGTCGGCTCAGCCATTGTGCGCCGTCTGCAAAAAGCCGGGCACGCCAATATTCTGACCGCTGACCGCCGGGAGCTCGATCTTCTCGATCAAAAAGCCGTTGCGGATTTTTTCCAGCGGGAAAAACCGGAATACGTCATCGACGCCGCGGCCAAAGTCGGCGGTATTAAAGCCAATGACGATCTTTCGGCGGATTTTCTTTACGAAAATCTGACGCTGCAAAACAACATCATTCACAACGCGTATGTCTCCGGCGTAAAAAAATTATTATTTCTGGGCTCATCCTGCATTTATCCGCGCGACTGCGCCCAGCCGATCAAGGAAAAATATTTATTGACCGGGCCTTTAGAAAAAACCAATGAAGCCTACGCGCTGGCCAAGATCGCCGGGGTCACGCTCTGCCGGATGTACCGCAAACAGCACGGCTGCGCTTTTATTTCCGCCATGCCGACCAATCTATATGGAACTAATGATAATTATCACCCGGAACATTCGCACGTCATACCCGGTCTCATCCGCCGTTTTCACGAAGCCAAAATCAACAACGCGCCGGAAGTCGTCTGCTGGGGCACGGGCAGTCCGCGACGCGAATTTTTGCACGTCGACGATCTGGCTGACGCCTGTTATTTTCTCCTGCAAAATTATTCCAGCGCGGAGCACGTCAATGTCGGCGCAGGCACAGACCTGACCATCAAAGAGCTGGCCGGGCTCATCGCCAAAGTTGTTGGGTTTTCCGGAGTTATACTCTGGGACGAGACTAAACCGGATGGCACGCCGCGCAAATTACTCGACGTCAGCAAATTAACGTCATTGGGCTGGAAATATAAAATCGATCTGGAAACAGGTCTGCGGCAAACCTATCAGGATTTTCTAAATAATAAAAATATCCGAAAGTAATGTTTTCTCAATATGAGAGCTACCCTCTATATCTATGACGCTCCTCAAATCTCCGGCTTGGCGAATCAAACCTTATCAAACTTAAATCAAAATACCGCGGCTTCCAACCTAGCAACCATTCTTGTAATTCATTGTTTTTCTTGCGTCCGGAAGCCACCGCTATACATTCAGCATAACCCGGAAGTCCGCCACAGTCCTCCGGCGGGCAAGCCATATTGCCAGACAAACAAATCGGATATTTCTTATCCTTTTCTCTGGGCAAGGTTTTTTCCAGCCTTATGGTATGCAGCCAATCGTCGCCAAAATCATATAGATATTTTACACTGCGTTTTCTAGGAAAATAATCAAGCAGCGCAGTTTTTGTAGCATACTCAATAACTGCTTCTGGCACATAATCAGGACTATGCTCAGGTTCCTGCCCCGGCATATGCAATTCAATTTTTTTGCCATCCTGTACATACTTAAATAAAAACAAATGCCTATCTATCCACCCCATGGCATCTTGAATCGCCACGTGTAAATCAAAAAAAGTATATGAATCAGGCACCTGAATAACACGCCACACATCTGTCTCGTCCAAAACAATTTTAAACTGAAAAACCCGAGTATATTTTTCAGCCTTGGGGACAGTAAATTTAGCCGCTGGCATTTTAAATACTCCTTTCTTACTTTATATAACGCCAACAATTATACTCTGCCAGTCAACAAGACCGGCAAACTTATCAGGATTTTCTAAATAATAAAAATATCCGAAAGTAATATTTTAGTGTAAAATAAACATATGGAACCCATCGCCAAAACCGTGCCGCTGCCGCCGCGCAAAGGCTTGACCAAAGTGCAGCAAAATCTGACCGTTATTGGCAGCGTGCCGGTCAATGACAATTGTCCCT harbors:
- the gmd gene encoding GDP-mannose 4,6-dehydratase, with product TGQDGSYLAEQLLARGYAVHGMIRRSSSFNTKRIDHLYKDQHNKNVRLFLHYGDLTDSSNINRLLEKIAPDEIYNLGAQSHVQVSFEVPEYTAHVDGIGALRFLDAIKETGLKDKTRFYQASTSELYGLVQETPQSEKTPFYPRSPYAAAKLYAYWIVVNYREAYGLHASNGILFNHESPRRGETFVTRKITMAAARIKAGLQDCLYIGNLEAKRDWGYAPEYTEMMQLMLQQPQPDDYVVATGEMHTVREFTEKAFAELDLKIIWSGQGVDEIGREEKTGQPLVKIDPRYFRPTEVEQLLGNPAKAKKQLGWEPKVKFAELVKIMTQADWVDIHGKTK
- a CDS encoding GDP-L-fucose synthase yields the protein MEKQNKIFVAGHKGLVGSAIVRRLQKAGHANILTADRRELDLLDQKAVADFFQREKPEYVIDAAAKVGGIKANDDLSADFLYENLTLQNNIIHNAYVSGVKKLLFLGSSCIYPRDCAQPIKEKYLLTGPLEKTNEAYALAKIAGVTLCRMYRKQHGCAFISAMPTNLYGTNDNYHPEHSHVIPGLIRRFHEAKINNAPEVVCWGTGSPRREFLHVDDLADACYFLLQNYSSAEHVNVGAGTDLTIKELAGLIAKVVGFSGVILWDETKPDGTPRKLLDVSKLTSLGWKYKIDLETGLRQTYQDFLNNKNIRK
- a CDS encoding plasmid pRiA4b ORF-3 family protein; translation: MPAAKFTVPKAEKYTRVFQFKIVLDETDVWRVIQVPDSYTFFDLHVAIQDAMGWIDRHLFLFKYVQDGKKIELHMPGQEPEHSPDYVPEAVIEYATKTALLDYFPRKRSVKYLYDFGDDWLHTIRLEKTLPREKDKKYPICLSGNMACPPEDCGGLPGYAECIAVASGRKKNNELQEWLLGWKPRYFDLSLIRFDSPSRRFEERHRYRG